A single genomic interval of Methanobrevibacter boviskoreani JH1 harbors:
- a CDS encoding DUF3100 domain-containing protein, producing MSKESTSQDRKIRPWMEYKLHIVVLFLVIIAEWIGMKKFNLGGNVSIVIMPLLYAMVIGLAFYLAKPITFIGNHESKVAEGLMLLFMTPLLAKLAVSSGQALKLLFDVGPAIILQEFGNLGTIFFALPIALLLGFKRESIGMTSSICREPNIGTILDKYGTKSPETRGVLTVYVIGTIIGTVFISLVSSLSTSLPFHPYALAMASGVGSASMNAAALAPLTAIFPDMKDTIMAFSGFSNLISFCFGIYLTMFIGIPVTEKLYYWLEPKIGRTTSASIPSQSYEDEDMKNHDLSKEINKITWKRVSDWIILFVIFSFIVTCGNCVSTGRSFYFTFVGMLILSAMAFASVVLERVLPHHISSILYVSIIGMLLSMPWCPLSPIIVTYVNNVELTSIVTVYLGYVGISIGRDWDQFKKLGWRGAIVTCFVILGTFIGSATIAQLVLMGTGAI from the coding sequence ATGAGTAAGGAATCAACATCTCAGGATCGTAAAATAAGACCATGGATGGAATATAAACTACATATTGTAGTACTATTTTTGGTTATCATTGCTGAATGGATTGGTATGAAGAAATTCAATCTGGGTGGTAATGTAAGTATTGTTATTATGCCATTACTTTATGCAATGGTTATAGGATTGGCTTTTTATCTTGCAAAACCAATTACTTTTATTGGAAATCATGAATCAAAAGTTGCAGAAGGATTAATGTTATTATTTATGACTCCGCTTCTTGCTAAATTAGCAGTGTCAAGTGGTCAAGCTTTAAAGCTTTTATTTGATGTAGGTCCAGCTATTATATTACAGGAATTTGGTAATTTAGGAACTATATTTTTTGCTTTACCAATCGCTCTTCTTTTAGGATTTAAAAGAGAAAGTATCGGTATGACAAGTTCTATTTGTAGGGAACCTAATATTGGTACGATTCTTGATAAATATGGTACAAAATCTCCTGAAACCAGGGGGGTTTTAACTGTTTATGTTATAGGTACTATTATTGGTACTGTTTTTATTAGTTTAGTTTCAAGTCTTTCTACCTCTTTACCTTTCCACCCTTATGCTCTTGCAATGGCAAGTGGTGTTGGTAGTGCAAGTATGAATGCAGCTGCACTTGCACCTTTAACTGCAATCTTTCCAGATATGAAAGATACCATAATGGCATTTTCAGGTTTTTCAAATCTAATTTCTTTCTGTTTCGGTATTTATCTTACAATGTTTATTGGAATACCTGTAACTGAAAAATTATATTATTGGCTGGAACCTAAGATTGGTAGGACTACTTCTGCATCAATACCCTCTCAAAGTTATGAAGACGAGGATATGAAAAACCATGATTTAAGTAAAGAAATCAATAAGATTACATGGAAAAGGGTTAGTGATTGGATTATTCTATTTGTAATCTTTTCATTTATTGTAACCTGTGGAAATTGTGTTTCAACAGGAAGATCATTTTACTTTACATTTGTTGGAATGTTGATCCTATCTGCTATGGCATTTGCTAGTGTTGTTTTAGAGCGTGTACTTCCACATCATATATCCTCAATTTTATATGTAAGTATAATAGGTATGCTTCTTTCAATGCCTTGGTGTCCATTATCTCCAATCATTGTAACCTATGTTAATAATGTTGAACTTACTTCAATCGTTACTGTATACCTTGGTTATGTTGGTATTTCAATTGGAAGAGATTGGGATCAATTTAAAAAGTTAGGTTGGAGAGGAGCTATTGTTACCTGTTTTGTTATATTGGGTACATTTATAGGTTCTGCTACTATTGCTCAACTTGTATTAATGGGTACAGGTGCAATCTAA
- a CDS encoding metal-dependent hydrolase family protein, which translates to MDDILIRDVIVIDSTYNDLLDTSILISDGKIEEISRNIKVDDDVKVIDGDNQYILPGFIDLHTHLMANGFHYEDNMRNPLSTYFYNGLINGKDTIECGVTTVRDCGLADIGFKRESEQFRFPLPKTLISVCPLSITRGHFDYTEPSGHDMRISYPGMPRCIGDGESNVLKMTRDCIGARADFIKVMASGGVLSAYGFPQNPQFNKKELKTIVDEARANHLKVAAHSHSIAGMRNCIAAGVSSIEHGTFVDRKTAKEIKEHNMSIIPTLLVHKELYKNPNESYRVNKGNIKKLKDVVKVHSENITTAYEEGVNLLMGTDCGVVDHGINLGELENLTKIGMSEKEAISAGTYKAAQFLGLDDRIGSVRLHHDADLILTDKNPLDDISYIKNKDNIKLVVRDGHIFKNHLNN; encoded by the coding sequence ATGGATGATATATTAATAAGAGATGTGATAGTCATAGATTCAACTTACAATGATCTTTTAGATACATCTATCTTGATTAGTGATGGGAAAATTGAAGAGATTTCAAGAAACATAAAAGTTGATGATGATGTTAAGGTTATTGATGGGGATAATCAGTATATTCTTCCAGGATTTATTGATTTACACACTCATTTGATGGCTAATGGTTTTCATTATGAGGATAATATGAGAAATCCCTTATCTACCTATTTTTATAATGGTCTTATAAATGGAAAGGATACCATTGAATGTGGTGTAACTACAGTCAGGGATTGTGGTCTTGCAGATATCGGATTTAAAAGAGAATCAGAACAATTTAGATTTCCACTACCTAAGACCCTTATTAGTGTATGTCCTTTATCTATTACAAGAGGTCATTTTGATTATACAGAACCTTCAGGTCATGATATGAGAATATCTTATCCTGGAATGCCTAGATGTATTGGAGACGGTGAAAGTAATGTACTTAAAATGACAAGGGATTGTATTGGTGCAAGAGCAGATTTTATTAAAGTCATGGCATCAGGTGGAGTTTTAAGTGCTTACGGTTTCCCACAAAATCCACAATTCAATAAAAAAGAATTAAAAACCATAGTTGATGAGGCAAGAGCTAATCATCTTAAAGTAGCAGCACATTCTCATTCAATAGCAGGGATGAGAAACTGTATTGCAGCAGGTGTATCCTCAATAGAACACGGTACTTTTGTAGATAGAAAAACGGCAAAAGAGATTAAAGAGCATAATATGAGTATAATTCCAACTTTACTTGTCCATAAGGAATTATATAAAAATCCCAATGAATCCTATAGGGTTAATAAGGGCAATATTAAAAAACTTAAGGATGTTGTCAAGGTACATTCTGAGAATATTACAACCGCATATGAGGAAGGTGTAAATCTTTTAATGGGTACAGATTGTGGTGTAGTGGATCATGGTATTAATTTAGGTGAACTTGAGAATTTAACTAAAATCGGCATGAGTGAAAAGGAGGCAATAAGTGCAGGTACCTATAAGGCAGCCCAATTTTTAGGTCTGGATGATAGGATTGGCTCAGTTAGACTACATCATGATGCTGATTTAATTCTTACAGATAAAAATCCTTTAGATGATATATCCTATATTAAAAATAAAGACAATATCAAATTGGTGGTAAGGGACGGACATATCTTTAAAAACCATTTAAATAATTAA
- a CDS encoding MmgE/PrpD family protein, producing MIVKKIADFIVNLKYEDISDDALKQIKLAFIDYIGVYLRGRNEMAPQILKDSFSLMDHNYDNSILTDAMFLGTSSHVLDLDDGHDVASVHLGTVAFSTAIALSRKLEVNGKEFIEAILAGYETGILIGSIANPNHRNQGFHSTGTIGTYVSGAVASKILRLNFYQTIQCLGLCGTQSAGLLESDHQGTMAKAFHSGNAARAGIVSAFLAYNGFTGPESIIDGDEGFLKAMAIGDIRSGKTLKEVNSNKINRYMNDFGKFLQTSDVYFKLYPFCRHIHSAIESSLYLHNIIKKQYDVIESVEIFTYKIASEHDNYKPHNKEELRQSLPYAVAIALVCGEVGLTKINYLIEDGLFKDIDEVEDEKVKEIKILAPKIIIHDKKEFDSLEAGARPANVKINLNESFRGGAFEHTTIYSKGNKHNPVSPGEVIDKFRKLNPTYGVQKLNKIDYMESSKMDELINVLIDSYE from the coding sequence ATGATTGTAAAGAAAATTGCCGATTTTATTGTAAATTTAAAATATGAAGATATATCTGATGATGCTTTAAAACAGATTAAACTAGCTTTTATTGATTATATTGGTGTATATTTAAGGGGACGCAATGAAATGGCTCCTCAGATTTTAAAAGATTCATTTAGTCTTATGGACCATAATTATGATAATTCAATCTTAACTGATGCAATGTTTTTAGGTACCTCCTCACATGTTCTTGATTTGGATGATGGTCATGATGTGGCATCTGTACATCTTGGAACCGTCGCATTTTCGACTGCCATTGCATTGAGCCGTAAATTAGAGGTTAATGGTAAGGAATTTATAGAAGCTATTCTTGCAGGTTATGAAACCGGAATATTGATTGGTTCCATTGCAAATCCCAATCATAGAAATCAAGGATTTCATTCAACCGGAACAATAGGTACATATGTGTCTGGTGCCGTTGCAAGTAAGATTTTAAGATTAAACTTTTATCAAACAATACAATGTTTAGGTCTTTGCGGAACACAGTCTGCAGGACTTTTAGAATCAGATCATCAGGGAACTATGGCTAAAGCTTTTCACTCAGGTAATGCTGCAAGGGCAGGAATCGTTTCTGCATTCTTGGCCTATAATGGATTTACAGGTCCCGAGTCTATCATCGATGGTGATGAGGGTTTCCTGAAGGCCATGGCAATAGGGGATATACGTTCTGGTAAGACATTAAAAGAAGTCAATTCAAATAAGATTAACAGATATATGAATGATTTCGGTAAATTCCTTCAAACTAGTGATGTTTACTTTAAACTATATCCTTTCTGTAGACATATTCACTCAGCTATTGAGTCAAGCTTGTATTTGCATAATATAATTAAAAAACAATACGATGTAATCGAATCCGTTGAAATATTCACATATAAGATTGCATCAGAACATGATAATTATAAACCTCATAATAAAGAAGAATTAAGGCAATCACTTCCATATGCGGTGGCCATTGCGTTGGTATGTGGTGAGGTTGGTCTTACAAAGATTAATTATTTAATTGAGGATGGTCTTTTTAAGGATATTGATGAGGTTGAGGATGAGAAGGTTAAAGAGATTAAAATCTTGGCTCCTAAAATCATTATTCATGATAAAAAAGAATTCGATTCTTTAGAGGCAGGTGCCCGTCCGGCTAATGTTAAAATTAATCTAAATGAAAGTTTTAGAGGTGGGGCATTTGAACACACTACCATCTATTCAAAAGGAAATAAACATAATCCAGTAAGTCCTGGAGAGGTTATCGATAAATTCAGAAAATTAAATCCAACTTATGGGGTTCAAAAATTAAATAAGATTGATTATATGGAATCTTCAAAGATGGATGAGTTAATTAATGTTTTAATTGATTCTTATGAATAA
- a CDS encoding peptidase, producing the protein MDDTKNFLKGLGIEEQDSNYVSSKCFNDKGQYRLEIPGIQSVNALETVLKTCKQKDIFIHRITQTKGIMFLTDDEISRMVDLAGSNGVELFLAVGPRATYDTSASVHTKEGIRIGYRLRGYDNLVYAIEDVKRAVSLGVRGILLYDEGLLYVLSKMRNEGQLPKTLHFKLSAHAGCSNPASAKLFESIGLNSLNPVRDLQIPMLASIRSAINIPMDVHTENPKSSGGFIRHYEVPSMIKVAAPIYLKTGGSVAKTHSWDTTSQDAVKRVKQVELVKRIIDKYCPDAVISPQASKDLAVPEI; encoded by the coding sequence ATGGATGATACAAAGAATTTCTTAAAAGGATTAGGTATTGAAGAACAAGATTCTAATTATGTGTCTTCAAAGTGTTTTAATGATAAAGGTCAGTATAGATTAGAAATACCTGGAATTCAATCTGTAAATGCTCTTGAAACAGTTTTAAAAACTTGTAAACAAAAAGATATTTTTATTCATAGAATTACACAGACTAAGGGAATCATGTTTTTAACCGATGATGAAATTAGCCGAATGGTTGATTTAGCAGGATCTAATGGAGTGGAACTGTTTTTAGCTGTAGGTCCAAGGGCAACTTATGATACAAGTGCAAGTGTTCATACCAAGGAAGGTATTCGTATAGGATATAGGCTTAGAGGTTATGACAATCTAGTTTATGCAATTGAGGATGTTAAAAGGGCAGTCTCTCTTGGAGTCCGTGGAATACTATTATATGATGAGGGTCTTTTATATGTTTTATCTAAAATGAGAAATGAGGGCCAACTTCCAAAAACGTTACACTTTAAATTGTCTGCCCATGCAGGCTGTTCAAATCCTGCAAGTGCTAAACTATTTGAATCAATTGGTCTTAATTCTTTAAATCCTGTAAGGGATCTTCAAATACCTATGCTTGCATCTATACGTTCTGCTATTAATATACCTATGGATGTTCATACAGAAAACCCTAAATCCTCTGGAGGTTTTATACGTCATTATGAGGTTCCAAGCATGATAAAAGTGGCGGCTCCAATTTATCTTAAAACGGGAGGTTCTGTTGCAAAAACACATTCCTGGGATACAACAAGTCAGGATGCAGTAAAAAGAGTAAAACAAGTAGAGCTTGTAAAAAGGATAATAGATAAATACTGTCCTGATGCGGTAATCTCACCTCAAGCATCAAAGGATTTGGCTGTTCCTGAAATTTAA
- a CDS encoding fumarate hydratase yields MSLINKIADGVIKASTTYSQDRIDGFKRALKLEEELSNDNAVWALEQMIRNESIASLRKLPLCDDTGIPHILVELGENRSLPEGFIRDIKEGLKQGLDDLPGRPMAVKGNPLERIEQSKGLYDEPSMMLPAPISIDSFDKNNRSYSRDLENQIHIHILLLGGGPEIRSKTYRVYHQHDRKIVINETIDWLKESLKMLGCTPSIPAIGIGRSHYEASHLMLKAMVYGNLNYQSNTENFITNELNKLNIGPMGLKGHTTVLGTFLNIGPQRASGVRIVCARPCCFVEPRISTIKI; encoded by the coding sequence ATGTCTTTAATTAATAAGATTGCAGATGGGGTTATTAAAGCCAGTACTACTTATAGTCAGGATAGAATTGACGGATTTAAAAGAGCTTTAAAGTTAGAGGAGGAACTTTCTAATGATAATGCAGTATGGGCATTGGAACAAATGATTAGAAACGAATCAATCGCATCTTTAAGAAAACTCCCATTATGTGATGATACAGGTATTCCTCATATATTGGTAGAATTAGGTGAGAACAGATCCCTTCCTGAAGGATTTATAAGAGATATTAAGGAAGGCTTGAAACAAGGTTTGGATGATTTACCTGGACGTCCTATGGCTGTTAAAGGAAATCCTTTAGAGCGAATTGAGCAATCTAAAGGATTATATGATGAGCCTTCCATGATGTTACCTGCACCTATTTCCATTGATTCCTTTGATAAGAATAATAGGAGTTATTCCAGGGATTTAGAAAATCAGATACATATTCATATATTACTTTTAGGTGGTGGACCTGAAATACGTTCTAAAACATATAGGGTTTATCATCAGCATGATAGAAAAATCGTAATAAATGAAACGATTGATTGGCTTAAGGAATCTCTTAAAATGTTGGGCTGCACACCTTCCATTCCTGCAATTGGTATTGGGAGAAGTCATTATGAAGCAAGTCATCTAATGTTAAAGGCTATGGTTTATGGTAATTTAAATTACCAAAGTAACACTGAAAACTTCATTACAAATGAATTAAACAAATTAAATATTGGTCCTATGGGTCTTAAAGGTCATACTACTGTTTTAGGGACATTTTTAAATATCGGTCCTCAAAGGGCAAGTGGTGTTAGGATAGTATGTGCAAGACCCTGCTGTTTTGTTGAACCTCGTATTTCAACAATTAAAATATAA
- a CDS encoding citryl-CoA lyase, with the protein MENKKVHNKFKIPEHNLTTAITKVEPNKISTRGYNQVDLIEHLSYSEMVYLLLLGKLPSKKEGRLLNHVLVSFCDHGVTPPSTQTARIISSSGSPINNAVAGGLLSFGYHHAGAIEKVMIMYQDGINSLHISGDPDLDDPQITDKALDIVCEKISKHEKVPGFGHRYHDKDPRARKLIDLVIKEGSLGPHVKLALSMEQLLRERKGISLNVDGINGAILSDLGFNPELGIGVFMIGRLPGLVAHSYEEKMDEEEFRRFCELDDITYTGFENKQVNNRK; encoded by the coding sequence TTGGAGAATAAAAAAGTACATAATAAGTTTAAAATTCCAGAACATAATCTTACTACTGCAATTACTAAGGTAGAACCTAATAAGATTTCTACAAGAGGTTATAATCAAGTAGATCTAATAGAACATCTAAGTTATAGTGAAATGGTATATTTATTACTTTTAGGTAAATTACCTAGTAAAAAAGAAGGCAGATTATTAAATCATGTACTTGTTTCCTTCTGTGATCATGGTGTAACACCTCCAAGTACTCAGACTGCAAGGATTATATCTTCAAGTGGTTCTCCAATTAATAATGCAGTTGCTGGCGGTTTGCTATCCTTTGGATATCATCATGCTGGAGCTATTGAGAAAGTCATGATAATGTATCAGGATGGAATTAACAGTTTACATATATCTGGAGATCCTGATTTGGATGACCCCCAAATTACAGATAAGGCATTGGATATTGTATGTGAAAAGATTTCAAAACATGAGAAGGTTCCAGGTTTTGGTCATAGATACCATGATAAGGATCCAAGAGCACGTAAATTAATTGATTTGGTTATTAAAGAGGGAAGTTTAGGTCCACACGTTAAACTTGCGTTGAGTATGGAACAATTATTGAGGGAAAGGAAGGGCATATCCTTAAATGTGGATGGTATTAATGGAGCTATTCTTTCAGATTTAGGTTTTAATCCTGAGTTAGGTATAGGGGTATTTATGATAGGCAGACTCCCAGGTTTGGTTGCCCATAGTTATGAGGAGAAAATGGATGAGGAAGAGTTTAGAAGATTCTGTGAATTAGATGATATCACTTACACAGGATTTGAAAATAAACAAGTAAATAATAGAAAATAA